One window of the Daphnia pulex isolate KAP4 chromosome 8, ASM2113471v1 genome contains the following:
- the LOC124200375 gene encoding WSC domain-containing protein 1-like isoform X2 — MRNTPKLAERDTLLNWPLTSFPGSGITWTRQLIEGVTGIYTGSVYEGDPSPVKSKRSRIVTDDPRCGCTIMDKDHEATLNNGLWHYFQLLHREGLGGLIHQQYDRRGVLLLRNPMDVVFTFRNWAYSGKVGIAPPEAFTGPSWDETIDFVAYVWADHAIRWIEQIEKGTVIFYEKLLGSNADVEIERLLHAISFFPVDRERLKCTIKHRNRTDHKRLNNPRFFLEPQHQMKMMKSIHKVQESLRRRNWPRLPVYLFDFHNPDDRKP, encoded by the exons TTGGCAGAAAGAGACACTCTATTAAATTGGCCATTGACCTCCTTCCCGGGAAGCGGGATCACATGGACAAGACAACTAATCGAAGGAGTCACTGGAATTTACACAGGATCAGTATATGAAGGTGATCCCTCACCTGTTAAATCAAAAA GAAGTCGCATTGTAACGGATGATCCACGATGTGGCTGTACCATTATGGATAAGGATCATGAAGCAACTCTTAATAACGGGCTTTGGCACTATTTTCAATTGCTTCATCGTGAg GGTTTAGGAGGACTAATACACCAACAGTACGACAGACGCGGTGTCCTGCTTCTGAGAAACCCAATGGATGTTGTTTTCACCTTCCGTAATTGGGCATACAGTGGAAAAGTAGGTATTGCCCCACCAGAAGCGTTCACGGGTCCATCATGGGATGAAACAATAGATTTCGTTGCCTACGTATGGGCAGATCATGCAATCCGCTGGATAGAGCAAATAGAAAAGGGCACTGTAATCTTTTATGAGAAATTGCTTGGTAGCAATGCGGATGTTGAGATTGAAAGACTTCTTCATGCAATAAGTTTTTTTCCAGTGGACCGTGAAAGATTGAAGTGCACCATTAAACATCGAAATCGCACGGATCACAAACGCTTGAATAATCCAAG ATTCTTTCTGGAGCCTcaacatcaaatgaaaatgatgaaatctATTCATAAAGTACAGGAAAGCTtgcgaagaagaaattggccCAGACTTCCCGTATATTTGTTTGACTTCCACAATCCCGATGACAGAAAACcgtaa